One part of the Lysobacterales bacterium genome encodes these proteins:
- a CDS encoding HD domain-containing protein: MTQLSPRFSAAVEYARVAHAGQTRKGTTIPYLYHLLGVASLVLEHGGDEHQAIAGLLHDVVEDCGSGHTQRIREQFGDAVARIVADCTDGSAESKQSAVTPEARRADWLQRKRSYLAHLTQVDAYSLLVSGCDKLHNARAILADIEGDAGLAVFERFTGGMDGSLAYYASIAELLSDRAAPMHAAFERVVARMHVLAGQERRGLPIR, translated from the coding sequence ATGACCCAACTCAGCCCACGCTTCAGCGCTGCCGTGGAGTACGCCCGCGTGGCCCACGCTGGCCAGACCCGCAAGGGCACAACCATTCCCTACCTGTATCACCTGTTGGGTGTGGCCAGCCTGGTGCTTGAACACGGCGGCGATGAGCACCAGGCCATCGCCGGACTGCTGCACGACGTGGTCGAAGACTGCGGCTCAGGCCACACCCAGCGGATTCGCGAGCAGTTCGGCGACGCGGTGGCGCGCATCGTTGCCGATTGCACCGACGGCAGCGCCGAGTCCAAGCAGTCGGCCGTGACGCCCGAAGCCCGGCGGGCGGATTGGCTGCAGCGCAAGCGCAGCTACCTCGCGCATCTCACGCAGGTGGACGCGTACTCCCTGCTGGTCAGTGGCTGCGACAAGCTGCACAACGCCCGCGCCATCCTTGCCGACATCGAGGGCGATGCGGGCCTGGCCGTGTTCGAGCGCTTTACGGGTGGCATGGACGGCAGCCTGGCCTACTACGCTTCGATTGCCGAGCTGCTGAGCGACAGAGCTGCACCGATGCATGCAGCCTTCGAGCGTGTGGTGGCTCGCATGCATGTGCTGGCTGGACAGGAGCGGCGAGGGCTGCCAATCCGTTGA
- a CDS encoding SPOR domain-containing protein: MAGRRGKPKSQARRGDDNRMPGWAWLLAGVLLGLAIAVFVLYREGFSGKPGGPTPNPEATPPAASSEPAVALPAAEAPKKPRYDFYTILREQETAVSDRELAERARAEAEAAAKQQQEQQAQPPTEQTASAPSERYQLQAGAFRDAADAEALKARLALIGQFARVQTDTINGGVWHRVRLGPYSSPSEAEAAKQALATSGIDAIAVRESGQ, from the coding sequence ATGGCGGGCCGACGCGGCAAGCCGAAATCGCAGGCGCGACGCGGTGACGACAACCGCATGCCCGGCTGGGCCTGGCTGCTGGCCGGCGTGCTGCTGGGCCTCGCGATTGCGGTGTTCGTGCTGTACCGCGAAGGCTTCAGCGGCAAACCCGGCGGCCCCACGCCCAACCCCGAAGCCACGCCTCCTGCCGCCAGCAGCGAGCCGGCTGTGGCCCTGCCGGCAGCGGAAGCGCCGAAGAAGCCGCGCTACGATTTCTACACGATCCTGCGCGAGCAGGAGACCGCAGTGTCCGACCGCGAGCTGGCCGAACGCGCGCGCGCTGAAGCCGAGGCTGCGGCCAAACAGCAGCAGGAACAGCAGGCCCAGCCGCCGACGGAGCAGACCGCAAGCGCGCCCAGCGAGCGCTATCAGCTGCAAGCCGGCGCCTTCCGCGACGCAGCGGATGCCGAGGCGCTCAAGGCGCGCCTCGCCCTGATCGGCCAATTCGCCCGCGTGCAGACCGACACCATCAACGGCGGCGTCTGGCACCGCGTGCGTCTCGGCCCCTACAGCAGCCCCAGCGAGGCCGAAGCCGCCAAACAGGCCCTGGCCACCAGCGGTATCGATGCGATCGCGGTTCGCGAGAGCGGGCAGTAG